In Thermodesulfobacteriota bacterium, the genomic stretch GAACGCCTCCACATGGGCGTCCGGGTGCGACCTGCTTACGACCGCGCGCACCCCGGCTCCCGGGAGCCCGGAGCGGATCCTTTCAGGCGGCCCGCCCGCCTTTTCCCTGAAAGCGCCTCCGCCCTTCTCGGCATAGTACAGAAGCCCGCAAGCCGGCGCGTATACCACTCCCATGACAGGCGCGCCGTCCTCGATAAGGGCTATGTTGACCGTGAACTCCCCGTTTCTTCTTATGAACTCCTTTGTGCCGTCGAGCGGGTCCACGAGCCAGAACCTCTCAAATCCGCGCCTTGCCTCGAACGGCACGCCCTCACCCTCCTCCGATATCACGGGCACGCCCGGGGCGATCGCCGGAAGGCCGTCGGCTATTACACGGTGAGATGAGCTATCGGCCTCTGTCAGCGGAGACGAATCCTCCTTGTACTTCACGGAAAAAGGACGGGAGTAGACGTCCATGACAGAACTCCCGGCCATTCTCGCAAGCCCGACGACCTCAGAGAGCATCCGCATCTATCTCGCGATCCTCTTCAATATCTCTTCTAGTCTTTCAATCTCCTCGCCATACCCGGCCCAGTCGCCCCTCCGCTGCTTGTCGAGCGCCCGCTCGAAGGTGCGCATCGCCTCCCGGGCCAACTCCGTGGTCCCGGTCTCGTCCGGCTTGGCAGCTGGAGCGGCGGCCCCGGCGGCGCGCGTCCGGGCGGCTTTTCTGCCGCCAAAGAGGCGCTCGAGCGCAAGCTCCAGGTTCTCCTCCATCACGACCTCGTTCTCGTAGGCGACTATTACCCTCCGGAGCTCCGGAAGCCCGGCCTTGTCGACCGCAGCGAGATAAAGCGGCTGGACGTAGAGGAGCGAATTCTCAATAGGGATCACGAGGAGGCTCCCCCTTATGACCTGCGAGCCCCTCTGCCCCCAAAGCGTCAGCTGCTGGGATATGTACGAATCCTGGTTTATCCTCGCGTCTATCTGCTTGGGCCCGTATATGAGCCTGTCCCTCGGGAAGGTATAGACAACGAGCTTCCCGTAGTTGGGCACGTCGCACCTGGCCGCGAGCCAGGCCGCGAGGTTGTCCCTCTTTGCGGGGGTGTACGGGAGGAGCAGTATGTATTCCTCCTTGTCCTCCCCGGGGAGCTTCATTATGGTGTAATAGGGCTCCATCGTCCTTTCGGAGAAGACCG encodes the following:
- the cysQ gene encoding 3'(2'),5'-bisphosphate nucleotidase CysQ, which gives rise to MRMLSEVVGLARMAGSSVMDVYSRPFSVKYKEDSSPLTEADSSSHRVIADGLPAIAPGVPVISEEGEGVPFEARRGFERFWLVDPLDGTKEFIRRNGEFTVNIALIEDGAPVMGVVYAPACGLLYYAEKGGGAFREKAGGPPERIRSGLPGAGVRAVVSRSHPDAHVEAFLRGYDVSSRVEAGSSLKFCIVAEGRADLYPRFGETWEWDTAAGHAVAAEAGAAVTLPDGSPLLYNKESLKNPGFIVASAGLRVKPYQPAQISS